One Mycolicibacterium sarraceniae genomic window carries:
- the phoP gene encoding two-component system response regulator PhoP, with amino-acid sequence MAAPVTTEAKPEARVLVVDDETNIVELLSVSLKFQGFEVHTASSGPAALDRAREVRPDAVILDVMMPGMDGFGVLRRLRADGIDAPALFLTARDSLQDKIAGLTLGGDDYVTKPFSLEEVVARLRVILRRAGKGVEEPRNSRLSFADIELDEDTHEVWKAGEPVSLSPTEFTLLRYFVINAGTVLSKPKILDHVWRYDFGGDVNVVESYVSYLRRKIDTGEKRLLHTLRGVGYVLREPR; translated from the coding sequence ATGGCCGCACCAGTCACAACTGAAGCAAAACCAGAGGCACGGGTCCTCGTCGTGGACGACGAGACCAATATTGTCGAACTGTTGTCCGTGAGTCTGAAGTTTCAGGGATTCGAGGTACACACCGCCTCAAGTGGGCCAGCAGCCCTGGACCGGGCCCGTGAGGTGCGTCCCGACGCGGTGATCCTCGACGTGATGATGCCCGGTATGGACGGGTTCGGGGTGCTGCGCCGGCTGCGCGCCGACGGTATCGACGCGCCCGCGCTGTTCCTCACTGCCCGCGACAGCCTGCAGGACAAGATCGCCGGCCTCACCCTCGGCGGCGACGATTACGTCACCAAGCCCTTCAGCCTCGAAGAGGTCGTCGCCCGCCTGCGCGTCATCCTGCGCCGCGCAGGCAAGGGCGTCGAAGAGCCGCGCAACTCCCGCCTGAGCTTCGCCGACATCGAGCTCGACGAGGACACCCACGAGGTGTGGAAAGCCGGCGAACCAGTCTCGCTCTCGCCGACCGAATTCACCCTGCTGCGCTATTTCGTCATCAACGCCGGCACTGTGCTCAGCAAGCCCAAGATCCTCGACCACGTCTGGCGCTACGACTTCGGCGGCGACGTCAACGTCGTCGAGTCCTACGTTTCCTACCTGCGCCGCAAGATCGACACCGGCGAGAAGCGTCTCCTGCACACCCTGCGCGGTGTCGGATACGTGCTGCGGGAGCCGCGGTAA
- a CDS encoding HIT family protein produces MASVFTKIINRELPGRFVYEDDEVVAFLTIEPMTPGHTLVVPRAEVDNWQNVEPDVFNKVMAVSQRIGKAVCAAFGAERSGLIIAGLEVPHLHVHVFPARNLADFGFANVDRNPSPAALDDAQAKIKAALADLS; encoded by the coding sequence ATGGCCTCCGTCTTCACCAAGATCATCAACCGTGAACTGCCGGGCCGATTCGTCTACGAGGACGACGAGGTCGTCGCATTCCTGACGATCGAGCCGATGACCCCCGGGCACACCCTGGTGGTACCGCGCGCCGAGGTCGACAACTGGCAAAACGTCGAGCCGGACGTGTTCAACAAGGTGATGGCCGTCTCGCAGCGGATCGGCAAGGCGGTGTGCGCGGCGTTCGGCGCGGAGCGTTCCGGCCTGATCATCGCCGGGCTCGAGGTGCCGCACTTGCACGTGCATGTATTCCCCGCGCGCAACCTCGCCGACTTCGGTTTCGCCAACGTCGACCGCAATCCGTCACCGGCAGCACTGGATGACGCGCAGGCCAAGATCAAGGCTGCGCTGGCTGACCTCAGTTAG
- a CDS encoding nuclear transport factor 2 family protein, with protein sequence MASREQLDDWVQRWLQANKDSEKAGDWKNLAEFYTEDATYGWNIGPKEDVMCVGKDQIRDVALGLEMEGLENWVYEYQKVLVDEKQNEIVGFWKQIAHKSDGTSDEIYGIGGSWFRLNDDLLIEWQRDFFDFGHVQKAFVKLISSGDLTPTMQKRIERSVAGEKLPGYYPLGEAPVQIW encoded by the coding sequence ATGGCGTCACGCGAACAACTCGACGACTGGGTCCAGCGCTGGCTGCAGGCCAACAAGGACAGCGAGAAGGCAGGCGACTGGAAGAACCTGGCGGAGTTCTACACCGAGGACGCCACCTACGGCTGGAACATCGGGCCCAAGGAAGACGTCATGTGCGTCGGCAAGGATCAGATCCGCGATGTCGCGCTCGGCCTGGAGATGGAAGGCCTGGAGAACTGGGTCTACGAGTACCAGAAGGTGCTGGTCGACGAGAAGCAGAACGAGATCGTGGGCTTCTGGAAGCAGATCGCCCACAAGTCCGACGGGACCAGCGACGAGATCTACGGCATCGGCGGCAGCTGGTTCCGCTTGAACGACGATCTGTTGATCGAATGGCAGCGGGACTTCTTCGACTTCGGCCACGTGCAGAAGGCGTTCGTCAAGCTCATCTCCTCCGGTGACCTCACCCCGACCATGCAAAAGCGCATCGAGCGCAGCGTCGCGGGCGAGAAGCTGCCCGGTTACTACCCCCTCGGTGAAGCCCCCGTTCAGATCTGGTGA
- a CDS encoding ferredoxin, whose translation MGCYRIELDDDLCQGHAMCELEAPDVFTVPKRGVVEIVDAQPPDEMRDDVERAIEMCPTRALSIIEK comes from the coding sequence GTGGGCTGCTACCGCATCGAGCTCGACGATGACCTCTGCCAGGGGCACGCCATGTGTGAACTGGAGGCGCCCGACGTCTTCACGGTGCCCAAGCGCGGCGTCGTGGAAATCGTCGATGCGCAACCACCCGACGAGATGCGCGACGACGTGGAGCGCGCGATCGAGATGTGTCCCACGAGAGCCCTATCCATCATCGAGAAGTAA
- a CDS encoding ArnT family glycosyltransferase: protein MTVTVGPPIIVTAEAVPRAARRVVHRWALLALLTATGVLYLWALDRSGWANAFYSAAAQAGAQSWKAFLFGSSDAANSITVDKPPLSLWLPSLAIRMFGLNSWSILAPQALIGIGSVALLWDAVRRPFGETAALIAGAVLALTPVAVAIFRFNNPDALLVLLMIAAVWALLRALDDGRSRWLLACGACLGLGYLTKQLEVALVIPALAITYLLAGPRSLLARAGQLVLGLGAAVVSAGWWVLLVQLWPASTRPWIGGTQTNSILELTMRYNGIGRLNGDEPGSTGSPGFISPVHPGGRTSAHPWGQPGIGRLFEPEQIGDIGWLLPAALVLAIALLAWWARAPRDDRRRASFLVWAIWLLTTALVFSFMAGIFHAYYTVALAPPVAAVIGIGVAVCWRERERGWAKGTLAAAAVLTAATSVLVLRHVPDYYPWLRWAVPIGAVVLLAAVAVRMPTPMIVAVAALVALGGPAAYSVTTVVRGNVGAMPIAGPVPRVVTAMTKGVGPVQRAKITVATGPGFLLPTGSPGAGVHLVGCTLLDSGVPDRQLVDLLDADAQRYTWVAATVGSVCAAGYQLASGYPVMPVGGFNGTDPSPAPGAFLRLVLSKRIHYFIVTNPIHEGQWGHLDTNALIQQWVQRNFTPERVGRVMIYDLTA from the coding sequence ATGACCGTCACGGTCGGCCCGCCGATAATCGTTACAGCCGAGGCTGTTCCGCGGGCTGCAAGACGGGTGGTTCACCGCTGGGCATTACTGGCGCTGCTGACGGCGACGGGGGTGCTCTACCTCTGGGCCCTGGACCGTTCGGGCTGGGCGAACGCCTTCTACTCGGCCGCGGCACAGGCTGGGGCGCAGTCCTGGAAAGCGTTCCTGTTCGGTTCGTCGGATGCTGCCAACTCGATCACCGTCGACAAACCCCCACTGTCGCTGTGGCTTCCGTCGCTGGCAATCCGGATGTTCGGCCTCAACTCGTGGAGCATCCTGGCGCCCCAGGCTCTGATCGGGATCGGTTCTGTGGCACTGCTGTGGGACGCCGTGCGCCGGCCGTTCGGCGAGACTGCCGCACTGATCGCGGGTGCGGTTCTGGCGCTTACCCCGGTAGCCGTCGCGATCTTCCGGTTCAACAATCCCGACGCGCTGTTGGTGCTGTTGATGATTGCCGCGGTGTGGGCGCTACTACGGGCGCTCGACGACGGGCGCTCACGCTGGCTGCTGGCCTGTGGTGCCTGCCTGGGGCTGGGGTATCTGACCAAGCAGCTCGAGGTGGCGCTGGTGATTCCGGCTCTGGCCATCACCTATCTGCTGGCCGGGCCCCGGTCGCTGCTCGCCCGGGCCGGCCAGCTGGTGCTCGGACTCGGCGCCGCGGTGGTCTCGGCGGGCTGGTGGGTGCTGTTGGTCCAGTTGTGGCCGGCGAGCACTCGGCCGTGGATCGGTGGTACGCAGACCAATTCGATTCTGGAACTGACGATGCGGTATAACGGCATCGGCCGGCTCAACGGCGACGAACCGGGCAGCACCGGTTCGCCTGGCTTCATCTCACCGGTCCACCCGGGCGGCCGGACGTCGGCACATCCGTGGGGCCAGCCCGGTATCGGCCGGCTGTTCGAACCAGAGCAGATCGGTGACATCGGCTGGCTGCTACCGGCCGCACTGGTGTTGGCGATCGCGCTGCTCGCGTGGTGGGCCCGCGCCCCGCGGGATGACCGGCGGCGGGCTTCCTTCCTAGTCTGGGCCATCTGGCTGCTCACCACCGCGCTGGTCTTCAGCTTCATGGCGGGAATCTTCCACGCCTATTACACGGTGGCTCTGGCCCCGCCGGTCGCGGCGGTGATCGGGATCGGCGTGGCGGTGTGCTGGCGGGAACGTGAAAGAGGCTGGGCCAAGGGTACATTGGCGGCAGCCGCGGTGCTGACCGCGGCAACGTCGGTGCTCGTCCTGCGGCATGTACCCGACTACTATCCGTGGCTGCGGTGGGCTGTCCCGATCGGCGCGGTCGTACTGCTGGCCGCAGTGGCCGTCCGGATGCCGACGCCGATGATCGTCGCGGTCGCCGCGCTGGTGGCTCTCGGCGGCCCGGCTGCCTACAGCGTCACGACGGTGGTGCGCGGGAACGTCGGCGCGATGCCGATCGCCGGACCGGTTCCCCGTGTCGTGACCGCGATGACCAAGGGTGTCGGGCCGGTCCAGCGAGCCAAGATCACCGTGGCCACCGGTCCCGGATTCCTGCTGCCGACCGGATCTCCCGGCGCTGGAGTGCATCTGGTGGGGTGCACGCTGCTGGACTCGGGTGTGCCCGACCGCCAATTGGTCGACCTGCTCGACGCCGATGCCCAGCGGTACACCTGGGTGGCCGCCACGGTCGGATCGGTCTGTGCGGCCGGCTACCAACTCGCCAGTGGTTATCCGGTAATGCCGGTCGGTGGCTTTAACGGCACCGACCCGTCGCCGGCACCCGGTGCCTTCCTACGGCTGGTGTTGTCCAAGCGGATTCACTACTTCATCGTCACCAACCCGATCCACGAGGGCCAGTGGGGACACCTGGACACCAATGCGCTGATCCAGCAATGGGTCCAGCGCAACTTCACCCCCGAGCGGGTCGGCAGGGTGATGATCTACGACCTGACGGCCTAG
- a CDS encoding nuclear transport factor 2 family protein: MTTTELTPALAASQASWKCVMSHNREGWLALMADDVVIEDPIGPAITNPDGNGVRGKAAVADFYDANISVNNLRVTCEETFPSSSPNEVAHILVLRSQFEGGLTSTVRGVFTYHVNDAGLIVNMRGYWNMDGMQFSQASAEGE; encoded by the coding sequence ATGACCACTACCGAACTGACCCCGGCGCTGGCCGCTTCGCAGGCCTCCTGGAAGTGCGTGATGTCGCACAACCGGGAAGGCTGGCTGGCCCTGATGGCCGACGACGTCGTCATCGAAGACCCGATCGGGCCGGCCATCACCAACCCCGACGGCAACGGTGTGCGGGGCAAGGCGGCCGTCGCCGACTTCTACGACGCCAACATCTCGGTCAACAATCTTCGGGTCACGTGCGAAGAGACGTTCCCGTCCAGCTCCCCGAACGAAGTGGCCCATATCCTGGTGCTACGCAGCCAGTTCGAGGGCGGCCTGACCAGCACGGTGCGCGGGGTGTTCACCTACCACGTCAACGACGCCGGCCTGATCGTCAACATGCGCGGCTACTGGAACATGGACGGCATGCAGTTCAGCCAGGCCTCCGCCGAGGGTGAGTGA
- a CDS encoding sensor histidine kinase, with product MPTPHHRALPLRVGLVAAMLLLVGCGLLASGIAVTSTLQHDLVNRADQTLLDASRGWAQAPRRMPPPDEGPNPARPPSNFYVRGVDADGHIWMAVNDRDAEPALPDDNDVGSAPVTVGSLDHSNVQWRAVSVQGPNGELTTVAIDMSDIQSTVRGLAWSQVAIGTAVLVILGVAGYWVVHRSLRPLVEVEKTAAAIAAGQLDRRVPERDPRTEVGRLSLALNGMLAQIQSAMASSGESADAARTSEERMRRFITDASHELRTPLTTIRGFAELYRQGAARDVEMLMSRIESESRRMGLLVDDLLLLARLDAQRPLEQRRVDLLLLATDAVHDAQSIAPKRTITMEVFDGPGTPEVLGDEPRLRQVLGNLMANALQHTPETAGIAVRVGTAADDAVIEVVDEGPGMTPDDAQRVFERFYRTDSSRARTSGGTGLGLSIVDSLVWAHGGRVTVRTAPGQGCCFSVSLPRIADVPAPVPSN from the coding sequence ATGCCCACGCCCCACCATCGAGCGCTGCCGCTGAGAGTTGGCCTGGTGGCTGCCATGCTGCTGCTCGTGGGCTGCGGATTGCTCGCCTCCGGGATCGCCGTCACCTCGACGTTGCAGCACGACCTCGTCAACCGGGCCGACCAGACTCTGCTGGACGCCTCGCGCGGCTGGGCGCAGGCCCCGCGCCGGATGCCGCCACCCGACGAGGGCCCCAACCCGGCTCGCCCGCCGTCCAACTTCTACGTCCGCGGTGTCGACGCCGACGGCCACATCTGGATGGCGGTCAACGACCGTGACGCCGAACCCGCTCTTCCCGACGACAACGACGTGGGCTCCGCGCCGGTGACCGTCGGTTCGCTGGACCACTCCAACGTCCAATGGCGCGCGGTGTCGGTGCAGGGGCCCAACGGCGAACTGACCACCGTCGCCATCGACATGTCCGACATCCAGTCCACCGTGCGCGGCCTGGCCTGGTCGCAGGTCGCTATCGGCACCGCCGTCCTGGTGATCCTCGGCGTCGCCGGGTACTGGGTGGTGCACCGCAGCCTGCGCCCCTTGGTCGAAGTCGAGAAAACCGCCGCCGCTATCGCCGCCGGGCAGCTCGATCGCCGTGTGCCGGAACGGGATCCGCGCACCGAGGTCGGTCGGCTGTCACTGGCCCTGAACGGCATGCTCGCCCAGATCCAGAGTGCGATGGCGTCCTCGGGGGAGTCCGCCGACGCGGCGCGCACATCGGAGGAACGGATGCGGCGGTTCATCACCGACGCCAGCCACGAGTTGCGCACCCCGTTGACCACGATCCGCGGATTCGCCGAGCTCTACCGGCAGGGGGCGGCCCGCGACGTCGAGATGTTGATGTCGCGCATTGAAAGCGAATCGCGGCGGATGGGCCTGCTGGTCGATGATCTGCTGCTCCTGGCCCGCCTCGACGCGCAACGCCCACTCGAGCAGCGCCGCGTCGACCTACTGCTACTGGCCACCGACGCCGTGCACGACGCCCAGTCCATCGCCCCGAAGCGCACCATCACCATGGAGGTGTTCGACGGCCCCGGCACTCCCGAAGTCCTCGGCGACGAGCCGCGGCTACGCCAGGTGCTGGGCAATCTGATGGCCAATGCCCTGCAGCACACGCCGGAGACGGCAGGGATCGCGGTTCGGGTGGGGACCGCGGCCGACGATGCGGTGATCGAGGTCGTCGACGAAGGACCGGGTATGACGCCCGACGACGCGCAGCGGGTGTTCGAGCGGTTCTACCGAACCGACTCCTCCCGCGCTCGCACCAGTGGCGGCACCGGGCTGGGCCTGTCGATCGTGGACTCGCTGGTATGGGCCCACGGCGGGCGGGTCACCGTGCGGACCGCGCCAGGGCAGGGCTGCTGTTTCTCGGTCAGCCTGCCGCGCATCGCGGACGTGCCGGCCCCGGTCCCGTCTAACTGA
- a CDS encoding NDMA-dependent alcohol dehydrogenase — MKTKGALIWEFNQPWSIEEIEIGDPVKDEVKIQMEASGMCHSDHHLVTGGIPMFGFPVLGGHEGAGVVTEVGPGVEGLEPGDHVVLSFIPSCGACLSCQAGMRNLCDLGAGLLGGQAVSDGTHRITAKGQPVFPMTLLGTFSPYMVVHKSSVVKIDKSIPFEVACLVGCGVTTGYGSAVRSGDVRPGEDVAIVGIGGVGMSALQGAVNAGARYVFAIDPVEWKRDQALKFGATHVYPDIEAAAADIAEVTWGLMARKVIVTVGELHGKDVDSYLGITAKGGTCVLTAMGSIMDNEATINLAMLTLMQKNLQGTVFGGGNPHFDIPQLLGMYKAGKLNLDDMVTRQYKLEQINDGYKDMLEGRNIRGVIRYTDEDR; from the coding sequence GTGAAGACAAAAGGTGCTCTCATTTGGGAGTTCAACCAGCCGTGGTCGATCGAAGAGATCGAGATCGGCGACCCGGTCAAAGACGAAGTCAAAATCCAGATGGAAGCTTCGGGCATGTGTCACTCGGACCATCACCTGGTCACCGGCGGCATCCCGATGTTCGGTTTCCCGGTGCTCGGCGGGCACGAAGGCGCCGGCGTCGTCACCGAGGTCGGACCGGGTGTTGAGGGTCTCGAGCCTGGCGATCACGTCGTACTGTCCTTCATCCCGTCCTGCGGTGCATGTCTGTCCTGTCAGGCCGGTATGCGCAACCTCTGCGATCTGGGCGCCGGGCTGCTCGGTGGGCAGGCCGTCTCCGACGGCACCCACCGCATCACCGCCAAGGGTCAGCCCGTCTTCCCGATGACACTGCTGGGCACGTTCTCGCCCTACATGGTCGTCCACAAGAGCTCGGTCGTGAAGATCGACAAGTCCATCCCGTTCGAGGTGGCCTGCCTGGTGGGCTGCGGTGTCACCACGGGCTACGGCTCAGCGGTCCGCAGCGGCGATGTCCGTCCCGGTGAGGATGTGGCAATCGTCGGCATCGGCGGTGTCGGTATGTCCGCGCTGCAGGGTGCGGTCAACGCGGGCGCCCGCTACGTCTTCGCCATCGACCCGGTGGAGTGGAAGCGCGACCAGGCGCTGAAGTTCGGCGCCACCCACGTCTACCCCGATATCGAGGCGGCCGCCGCCGATATCGCGGAGGTCACCTGGGGACTCATGGCCCGCAAGGTCATTGTCACGGTCGGCGAGCTGCACGGCAAGGATGTCGACAGCTACCTCGGCATCACGGCCAAGGGCGGCACCTGCGTGCTGACCGCGATGGGCAGCATCATGGACAACGAGGCCACGATCAATCTGGCGATGCTCACCCTGATGCAGAAGAATCTGCAGGGCACCGTCTTCGGTGGCGGCAACCCACACTTCGACATCCCGCAGCTGTTGGGGATGTACAAGGCGGGCAAGCTCAACCTCGACGATATGGTCACCCGGCAGTACAAGCTCGAGCAGATCAACGACGGCTACAAGGACATGCTCGAGGGCCGCAACATCCGCGGCGTCATCCGCTACACCGACGAGGACCGCTGA
- a CDS encoding dolichyl-phosphate beta-glucosyltransferase translates to MTDTLPAEQRTAPIGLGGRYILDIVIPVYNEEHDLPGCVRRLHQFLRDEVPYRARILVADNASTDSTLGVAEQLSEELSDVEVLHLDAKGRGGALATAWSSSPADVVAYMDVDLSTHLSALMPLVAPLVSGHSDIAIGSRLAPSSRVVRPIKREVVSRGYNLLLRGFLGARFSDAQCGFKAVRADVARQLLPLIVDTGWFFDTELLVLAEKAGLRIHEVPVDWIDDPDSRVDIVATAIGDLKGCWRVGRALTTGALPLRDLQTALGREPLVPGVPRGMVGQMVRFGLIGIASTIAFALLYLWLHPMLGAQAANLTALLLTALANTAANRAFTFGIRGRAGAARHHIHGLLVFTFGLAITSGSLYLLHRFDPSVGKGVELSVLVVANLVATLVRFIALRRVFGASTR, encoded by the coding sequence ATGACCGACACCCTGCCGGCCGAGCAACGCACTGCTCCGATCGGCCTCGGGGGTCGCTACATTCTGGACATCGTCATCCCGGTGTACAACGAGGAACACGACCTCCCGGGCTGCGTACGCCGCCTCCACCAGTTCCTGCGCGACGAAGTGCCCTACCGCGCGCGAATCCTGGTGGCCGACAACGCAAGTACCGACAGCACCCTGGGGGTTGCCGAGCAGCTCAGCGAGGAACTCTCCGACGTCGAGGTGCTCCACCTCGACGCAAAGGGTCGCGGCGGAGCGCTGGCCACCGCGTGGTCGTCCTCGCCCGCCGACGTGGTGGCCTATATGGACGTCGACCTTTCCACCCATCTCTCGGCGCTGATGCCCTTGGTTGCTCCGTTGGTGTCTGGGCATTCCGATATCGCCATCGGGTCGCGACTGGCTCCCTCCTCGCGGGTAGTGCGTCCGATCAAGCGTGAGGTGGTGTCCCGCGGCTACAACCTGCTGCTGCGCGGATTCCTCGGGGCCCGGTTTTCCGACGCCCAATGCGGTTTCAAAGCGGTTCGCGCCGATGTCGCCCGCCAGCTGCTGCCGCTGATTGTCGACACCGGCTGGTTCTTCGACACCGAGCTGCTCGTGCTGGCCGAGAAGGCCGGCCTGCGCATCCACGAGGTGCCGGTCGACTGGATCGACGATCCCGACTCACGGGTCGACATCGTGGCTACCGCGATCGGAGACCTCAAAGGCTGCTGGCGGGTGGGCCGGGCGCTGACCACCGGCGCCCTGCCGCTACGCGACCTTCAGACGGCACTTGGCCGTGAACCACTGGTGCCCGGCGTGCCGCGCGGCATGGTCGGCCAGATGGTGCGCTTCGGCCTGATCGGCATCGCCAGCACCATCGCCTTTGCGCTGCTCTATCTTTGGCTGCACCCCATGCTCGGCGCGCAGGCCGCCAACTTGACGGCGCTGCTGCTGACCGCACTCGCCAACACCGCCGCCAACCGGGCCTTCACCTTCGGCATCCGTGGTCGGGCCGGCGCCGCCCGCCACCACATCCACGGCCTGCTGGTGTTCACCTTCGGACTGGCCATCACCAGCGGCTCGCTCTACCTGCTGCACCGTTTCGATCCGAGCGTCGGCAAAGGTGTCGAACTCTCGGTTCTGGTCGTGGCCAACCTTGTCGCCACCCTCGTGCGCTTCATTGCGCTGCGGCGGGTGTTCGGCGCCTCCACCCGCTGA
- a CDS encoding SDR family NAD(P)-dependent oxidoreductase, which produces MSDQPLAGFGAVVVGGSRGIGGAVSALLAELGAGVVVNGRDAAAVHATVSAIADAGGRAVPHAGSAADEAVAEDLIVLCEKEFGAVDALVNCAGAPEPAGSSILSVTPTEFRDLLDVHLGTTFATCRAAAPRMVARGRGAIVNTSSFAFLGDYGGTGYPAGKGAVNGLTMAIAAELAEHGVRANVVCPGAKTRLSSGPDYEEHIAELRRRGMLDEVSAQGALDAPAPEYVAPMYAYLVSDLASKITGQIFIAAGGFVGRFDRPSPGFIAYRDHNESPPWSVDEVAAMLA; this is translated from the coding sequence GTGAGTGACCAGCCGCTAGCCGGCTTCGGCGCGGTAGTCGTCGGCGGCTCACGGGGTATCGGTGGTGCCGTGTCCGCGCTGCTGGCTGAGCTCGGCGCGGGTGTGGTGGTGAACGGCCGAGACGCAGCGGCCGTTCACGCCACGGTGTCCGCCATCGCCGATGCCGGCGGCCGTGCCGTCCCCCATGCCGGTTCGGCTGCCGATGAGGCGGTCGCCGAGGACCTGATCGTGCTGTGCGAGAAGGAGTTCGGTGCCGTCGACGCGCTGGTCAACTGTGCGGGGGCGCCCGAGCCGGCGGGGTCGTCGATCCTGAGTGTCACACCCACCGAATTTCGCGATCTCCTCGATGTCCACCTGGGCACCACATTCGCGACCTGCCGCGCGGCCGCGCCCAGAATGGTGGCCAGGGGCCGCGGCGCGATCGTCAACACCAGTTCCTTTGCGTTCCTTGGTGATTACGGTGGCACCGGATACCCAGCGGGCAAAGGTGCGGTGAACGGGTTGACGATGGCCATCGCGGCGGAATTGGCCGAGCACGGGGTGCGGGCGAATGTGGTTTGTCCAGGTGCCAAGACCCGGCTCTCCAGCGGGCCCGATTACGAGGAACACATCGCTGAGCTGCGGCGGCGCGGCATGCTCGACGAGGTCAGTGCGCAAGGCGCCCTCGACGCACCGGCTCCGGAATACGTCGCCCCGATGTACGCCTACCTGGTCAGTGACCTCGCCAGCAAGATCACCGGTCAGATCTTCATCGCCGCAGGCGGTTTCGTCGGCCGCTTCGACCGGCCCTCCCCCGGTTTCATCGCCTACCGGGATCACAACGAGAGCCCGCCTTGGTCGGTCGACGAGGTCGCGGCGATGCTCGCCTGA